The Virgibacillus phasianinus genome includes a window with the following:
- a CDS encoding YpdA family putative bacillithiol disulfide reductase has product MLKEDTIIIGGGPCGMSCAIELQNKNIDALILEKGNIVNTIYNFPTHQMFFSSSEKLEIGDVAFITEKQKPVRNQALAYYRSVAERKKIRMNPFERVIQVDKTDQYFLLKTEQSNTGKQVEYKARNVIIATGYYDQPNYMNIPGEDLEKVMHYFKEAHPYFNKNVLVIGGKNSAVDATLELHKAGANVTVLYRGETYSKSVKPWILPEFDSLVRKDKVKMEFNAEVSEITSTQVYYEVNGEKKALANDFVFAMTGYRPDLHFLKQSGIEIDLQSGRPQFDKDTLETNVPGVYVAGVIAAGYNNNEIFIENGRHHGKVIAEAMTGR; this is encoded by the coding sequence TTGCTAAAGGAAGATACCATTATTATTGGCGGCGGCCCTTGTGGGATGTCATGCGCCATTGAATTACAAAATAAAAATATAGATGCTTTAATCCTTGAAAAAGGGAATATCGTGAATACCATCTATAATTTTCCAACGCACCAGATGTTTTTTAGTTCCAGTGAAAAACTGGAAATTGGAGATGTTGCATTTATTACAGAAAAACAGAAACCAGTCAGAAATCAGGCGTTAGCGTATTACCGTTCGGTAGCCGAGCGCAAGAAAATACGTATGAATCCGTTTGAAAGAGTCATTCAAGTGGATAAGACAGACCAGTATTTCCTCTTGAAAACAGAGCAATCTAACACAGGTAAACAAGTGGAATATAAGGCTCGTAATGTGATCATAGCAACCGGATATTATGACCAGCCAAACTATATGAATATTCCTGGTGAAGATTTGGAAAAAGTGATGCATTATTTTAAGGAGGCACATCCTTATTTCAATAAAAATGTGTTGGTGATTGGTGGTAAGAATTCAGCGGTTGATGCCACATTGGAACTCCATAAAGCAGGTGCTAATGTCACCGTATTATATCGTGGTGAAACCTATTCAAAAAGTGTTAAACCTTGGATTCTGCCTGAATTTGATTCATTAGTTCGAAAAGACAAAGTAAAGATGGAGTTTAATGCGGAAGTGTCGGAAATCACGAGTACACAGGTATACTATGAAGTGAACGGTGAAAAGAAAGCACTTGCCAATGATTTCGTTTTTGCAATGACCGGCTATAGACCTGATCTTCATTTCCTTAAACAATCAGGAATCGAAATTGATTTGCAAAGCGGACGACCGCAATTTGACAAGGATACACTGGAAACAAATGTGCCAGGAGTGTATGTCGCCGGTGTAATCGCTGCTGGATATAATAACAATGAAATTTTTATTGAAAATGGCAGACATCATGGTAAAGTTATCGCAGAGGCAATGACCGGCAGATAA
- a CDS encoding genetic competence negative regulator has product MRIERVSNDQFTIFLTFDDLIERGFTTQELWHDVKNAGSLFSEMMYEASSELGIELEGMLLVHVHLMQAQGMHVYVTQKIEDTNWDEDFIEMKVTLDESNELIFSFQEFEDLIQVATYLDNISITGGSVYYMNDRYYILLQDEEINMSYKENVIAILSEFSSPSIVTSARLNEYGKVIMKNNAIDQIIDQFY; this is encoded by the coding sequence TTGCGTATTGAACGTGTTTCTAATGATCAATTCACCATTTTTTTGACATTTGATGACTTGATAGAACGTGGATTTACAACACAAGAACTTTGGCATGATGTTAAAAATGCTGGGAGCCTATTTAGTGAGATGATGTATGAAGCAAGTAGTGAGCTTGGCATTGAATTAGAGGGAATGCTCCTTGTACATGTTCATTTGATGCAGGCGCAGGGAATGCATGTATATGTAACACAGAAAATAGAAGATACTAATTGGGATGAGGATTTTATTGAAATGAAAGTTACATTAGATGAAAGTAATGAATTGATATTTTCTTTTCAGGAATTTGAAGACTTGATTCAGGTTGCAACTTATCTTGATAATATTTCAATCACAGGCGGAAGCGTATATTACATGAACGACCGATATTATATTTTACTGCAGGATGAAGAAATAAATATGTCGTATAAAGAAAATGTTATTGCAATTTTGTCTGAGTTTTCTTCACCAAGTATTGTGACTTCGGCAAGGTTAAATGAATATGGAAAAGTGATTATGAAAAATAATGCAATTGACCAAATAATTGATCAATTTTATTAA
- a CDS encoding Glu/Leu/Phe/Val family dehydrogenase, with protein sequence MVADKAADSTKEQSSKNNVLTSTRTVVKTALEKLGYPDEVFELLKDPIRMMTVRIPVRMDDGSMKIFTGYRAQHNDAVGPTKGGVRFHPDVTETEVKALSIWMSLKAGIVDLPYGGGKGGIICDPREMSFRELEGVSRGYVRAISQIVGPNKDIPAPDVFTNSQIMAWMMDEYSRIDEFNSPGFITGKPIVLGGSHGRESATAKGVTIVINEAAKKKGIDVKGARVVVQGFGNAGSFLSKFLHDAGAKVVGISDAYGALHDPDGLDIDYLLDRRDSFGTVTKLFDNTISNKELLELDCDILVPAAVENQITAENAHNIKASIVVEAANGPTTLEGTKILSDRGILLVPDVLASAGGVTVSYFEWVQNNQGYYWEEEEIEDKLNKIMIKAFNSIYNTAETRRVDMRLAAYMIGVRKMAEASRFRGWV encoded by the coding sequence ATGGTAGCCGATAAAGCAGCAGATTCTACTAAAGAACAAAGTAGTAAAAACAACGTATTAACTTCAACAAGGACTGTTGTAAAAACCGCATTGGAAAAGTTAGGTTATCCTGATGAGGTATTTGAACTATTAAAGGATCCTATTCGAATGATGACTGTTAGAATTCCCGTCCGTATGGACGATGGATCAATGAAAATTTTTACTGGTTATCGGGCACAGCACAATGATGCTGTTGGTCCAACAAAGGGGGGCGTTAGATTTCATCCGGATGTAACTGAAACCGAGGTAAAAGCGCTTTCTATCTGGATGAGTCTAAAAGCAGGTATTGTTGACCTTCCGTATGGTGGCGGTAAAGGTGGAATTATTTGCGATCCAAGAGAGATGTCATTTCGTGAACTTGAAGGGGTTAGTCGTGGATATGTTCGTGCGATAAGCCAAATAGTTGGCCCAAACAAAGATATACCAGCTCCTGACGTTTTCACTAACTCGCAAATAATGGCATGGATGATGGATGAGTACAGCCGGATTGATGAATTTAACAGCCCAGGGTTTATAACAGGAAAACCGATTGTTTTAGGTGGTTCTCACGGTAGAGAATCTGCAACGGCAAAAGGTGTTACAATTGTTATTAATGAGGCAGCAAAGAAAAAAGGTATCGATGTAAAAGGCGCAAGAGTAGTAGTTCAAGGATTTGGTAATGCAGGAAGTTTCCTATCCAAATTTTTACATGACGCTGGCGCAAAAGTTGTAGGTATTTCTGATGCATATGGAGCACTTCACGATCCGGATGGTCTAGATATTGATTATTTATTAGATAGACGTGATAGCTTTGGAACTGTAACAAAATTATTTGATAATACTATATCAAATAAAGAATTACTTGAGTTAGATTGTGATATCTTGGTACCTGCCGCTGTAGAAAATCAAATTACTGCCGAAAATGCACATAATATCAAGGCAAGTATTGTGGTTGAGGCTGCAAACGGTCCTACTACATTGGAAGGAACCAAAATTCTATCTGACCGCGGTATTTTACTAGTTCCTGATGTATTAGCATCTGCTGGTGGTGTAACCGTATCCTATTTCGAATGGGTGCAAAATAACCAGGGATATTATTGGGAAGAAGAAGAAATTGAAGACAAATTGAACAAGATCATGATAAAGGCATTTAATTCAATATACAACACGGCAGAAACAAGACGTGTGGATATGCGCTTAGCAGCTTATATGATTGGTGTAAGAAAAATGGCTGAAGCATCCCGCTTCCGTGGCTGGGTATAA